In Rhizobium sp. BG4, the genomic stretch ATCACCGTGCACTATACTCTCGACAACCTCGTCGGCCGCCAGGTCCTCGGCGTCGTCAACTTTCCGCCACGCCAGATCGGCCCTTTCCGCTCGGAAGTGCTGACCCTCGGCTTCGAGGACGAAGCCGGCGCGATCGTACTGGCGGCAACGGACAAGCCGGTGCCCAACGGCAAGAAGTTGATGTAGCGCCGACGCTGGCCGATTTGACACGGTATACGCTGTCTATACAATACCTGCTCTATGAAGCTATCTTGGAGCGTCGAGAAGAACAACCAACTCAAGGCTCATCCTGATCGCGGCATCTGCTTCGAGGATATCGTTGCGGCTATCGATCACGGCGGGCTGCTGGATGACGTTGCTCACCCAAATGCCGACCGGTATCCTGGGCAGCGCGTTTTGGTCGTCTTCTGCAATGGTTACGTCTATGGCGTTCCATATGTTCAGCAGGATGACGGCACGTTGTTTCTCAAGACGGCATTTCCAAGCCGTCTTCTTAAGAAGCGGTATATGGGTGGTGATGACAATGGCAAAAAATCCTAAGGTCGGAGCCTTTCTCGATGATGAGGAAGAGGAGTTCATCGAACTCTTCGAGGGGTCGGATGTGGCGCTCGTCAGCGGCTTGACGGACGAACGGCGCAAAGAGATCGAGGCGATGGCCCGGTCGACGATGAACGACGAGCGGGAGAAGATTTCGCTGCGCGTTTCGCGCGCTGATCTCGTGCGGCTGAAGTCGCGTGCGATGCAGGAAGGCATTCCCTACCAGACGCTGATCAACTCGCTGATCCATAAATACGTCAGCAGCTGAGCCGATCAATGAATATCGCGCGAGACCGGGTCGGTCAGCGTGAAGGAATGGAAGGTTGCCTCGAAGTCCGTGCGTTGCGGTGAGCAGAAGGCGGGGCCGACCATCAAGGTTTCGATCGCGGGATCGAACCACGCAAGGCGCGCCATGCGCCATTCGGTCATGACATCGGTGCGGTACTGGATGAAGAGGGCGTCGCCGTTGCGGGTGACGCGGGCCGACATCTGCGCGAAGGCGTGGTCGATGCGGAAGGCGGACCAGTCGGAATTGCCGTTGGTGACGACGGTGCTGAAATGCATGGCGCTGTCGGTATATTCGATCCCGCATTTCATCCAGCGGCGCTCGTCAGCGCGGATCATCAGGCCGGCCTGATCGTAGAGCGCTTCGTAGCGGCCTGAGAAAGTGACTTCGGCGGTGAAATCGCCCTTGCGCTGCTGATGCAGGAAATGGCCGTCGTCGCGGTGGAAGCCGTAGTAGGTGCCTTGCCAGAAATCGGTCTTCTCGCCGGAGCGGGCCTGCAGCGCGCCGTTGCGGATTTCCGCCGAGGGCGGCGGGTTGAGCCAGGTCATTGCCTCGAAATTGCTCATCGGAAACTCACGCGGGAACGCGGATGACGGCGCGCAGGCCGCCGAGCGGGCTGTCGGAAAGCGTGACGTTGCCGCCATGGCTGCGGGCGATGTCACGGGCGATGGCCAAGCCGAGGCCGGTGCCTGAATCATCGAGGTTGCGGGCCTCGTCGAGGCGGAAGAACGGCTTGAAGACGTCTTCGCGGTTCTTCTCGGGAATGCCGGGGCCGTCGTCATCGAAGGTCAGCGTCAGCCATTTGGAGCCATGCTTGGCCTCGATATTCAGCGTGCTGGCATAGCGGCGGGCGTTCGATGCGAGATTCGTGACCAGCCGGGTGAAGGCGTTGGGGCGCACGACGATCTCGTCGTCGCCTTCGATCGAATAGCTGAAGCTCTTTTCGTGCAGGGCGAAATCGGTCTCGATCTTGGCGAGCATCTCGCTGATCTTCAGTTCGCCGACATCCTCTTCGATCTCGCTGCGGGCGAAGGCCATGTAGGCTTCCAGCATCGACTGCATATCGTTGACGTCGTCGGCCATGCCCTGCAGGTCGGGATTGTTGCCGGCGAGCGCCAGCTGCAGCTTGAAGCGGGTGAGGATGGTTCTGAGGTCGTGGCTGACGCCTGTCAGCATCGCCGTGCGCTGCTCGATCTGCCGTTCGATGCGCTCTCGCATCAGGATGAAGGCGAGGCCGGCGCGGCGGACTTCGTCGGCACCGCGCGGATAGAAGTTCTCAGCCTTCTGTCCCTTGCCGAAGCTCTCGGCGGCAGCCGCCAGCGCCTGGATCGGCCTTATCTGGCCGCGCAGGAAGAGGATCGAGACGCCGATCAGCACCAGCGAGGCGCCGACCATCCAGACGATGAAAATATGGGTGTTGGACGCATAGGTTTGGTTGCGCTTGGTCAGCACACGTAGAATCTTGTCATCGAGCTTGATGCGGATTTCGACGAGACTGGAATCGCCGAGCGTATCGATCCAGAAGGGGCGCTTGATCTGGTCGTTGAGCTCATCGGAGAGGATGCCGTCGAGGATCGAGAAGAACGGCTTTTCACGCGGCGGCGGCAGGTCGCCGTCAGGCTCGATCGAGATCTGCAGCTTCATCTGCTCGCGGGCGATCTTGGTGATCGCCGTGTAATCGGCATCCTGCGGATAGGTATCGATGATCTGGATGATCGCGGCGATGTCCTGCGTGACGGCCATCGACAGGCGCTGCGTCACCATCTGCCAGTGGCGTTCCATGAACACTGCGGCGACGACCGACTGCAGGAGCAGCATCGGCATGATGATGATCAGCAGCGAGCGGACATAGATGCCCGTCGGCAGGCGGCGGCGCAGAAAGCGCGTGAACCACTTCCAACCGGTGGCGGGCAAGCGCTCTTCGCGCCGCAGGCTTTCGAATGTCACCATCTCTGTCGCGATCCTGACGTCCGGAGCATCAATCGATGCTCAGCCTGTATCCTATACCACGAACCGTCTGGAGCCAGACAGGATTTGCCGGATCATCCTCGATCTTGCGGCGCAGACGGTTGATCTGCACGTCGATCGTGCGTTCGCCGACATCGACGTCGTCGCCGATCAGCTCGTGGCGCGGGATGGTGTCGCCGGCGCGCCGGGCAAAGAGCAGCATGATTTCCTGTTCGCGATCCGTCAGCCGGATCACTTCGGCCGCCTTCTTCAGCTCCTTGCGGGTCAGCGAGAAGGTGTAGGGGCCGAACATGATCTGCTCGATCTTCGGCGCATCCGAGGCATTGCGGCGCAGGATGTTGTTGACGCGCAGCACCAGCTCGCGCGGATCGAAGGGCTTCGACAGATAGTCGTCGGCGCCAGCTTCCAGGCCGGCGATGCGATTGTCGGACTCTGCCAGCGCTGTCAGCATGATGATGGGAACGTTCTTGATCGCCCGCAATCCGCGCGTCACGTCGATGCCGGATTCGCCGGGCATCATCACGTCCATGATGATCAGGTCGAAATCGAGCCCCGCCAGCTTGCGCTGTGCCTCGGCACCATCGGCGGCAACGGTCACCCGGAAGCCGTTTTCGGTGAGGTAACGGTTGAGCAGTGCACGGATGCGCGTGTCGTCGTCGACGACAAGCAGATGCGCCGCATCATCAGAAATGATTGTCTTTCCCGCCATTCAGTCCGCTTTCGCTGTTTGCCTGTCCCGCATGCCCCTCAGAAATGCCTTCACGCTCTCGCGCGTTTCAAGAGAAGCATTGTCGAATGCCCTCTCAATGCGGCGCGATTGCGGCTCCGCCAGAGCAAGCGCCAGTTCGCGCCCCGTCTTTGTCGGATAAAGCTTGCGCTGGCGCCGGTCTTCCGGGCCCGCGACTTGTCTAATATAGCCTGAATCGATCAGTTGTTTGAGCACTCGGGCGAGGCTCTGTTTGGTAATCTTCAATGTATCCAGAAGATCAGCAACGGTCATGCCGGGTTCACGGTTAACAAAGTGCACCACCCGGTGATGGGCGCGTCCGAAGCCGCTTTTCTCGAGAATGGCGTCCGGATCGGAGACGAAATCGCGATAGGCGAAGAAGAACAGCTCGATGATTTCGAAGTCGATGATGCCGCTGTTTTCCATCGGCGTGGACAGCGGCTCAGGCTTGGCCGCTTTCGCGCTGGTCTGTCGTGGCGCCACGTCATTTCCCTTTCTCATCCCATGCGTTCCGGTCCGCTCTCGGCGCTCCCGGACCTTGCAGAGCTCGGGCCGAGGCTCGTCTTCGCCCGAACCCGGCCAGTCTCCGCTTCCCAATACAACGCATATTTTTCCCCAGTGCGTCAGTGGATAAAACGCAATCGGGACAACAATCAACAGGCTGGGTGTACGGGGAGCCGGTGGATAGACAGTCGCCTCGCAGTAAACTTGTCCACAGAAATGCGAAAAGGCGGCCAGGCGGCCGCCTTTTCTGTTTCATTCCGGATCGCTCATCCGCCTCAGTTATAGACGTAGACGATGCGGCGGGTACTGGGATCGACCAGCACCGGGCGGTCGTTGATGCGGGTGTAGCGATATTCGTAATTCGGGACTTCCTGGAAGGTCACGTCAGCCGGAACCTCTGCACCGACGACGACATCACCGCCGAGCTGCACGGTCTGCGCCGGCGTGGTGTCGATATAGGTGCGGACTTCGGCCGGCGGCGTGATCGCATCGACGTCTCCGACCGGGCCGAGCAGCTCGTCACCGGGGCCGGGCTGCGGCTCGGCGGGAACGACGCTCGCCGTCGTCTCGTAGGTCACGACGGGGACGCCGAGGCTCGTCTGGTTCTGCTCGACGACGACAGGGGCGCCTTCATGCTGGACCTGCAGATATTCGGCATAGACCCAGCCGCGGACGCCGTTGACATCGACGCGGCACCAGCGGCTGCCCTGGATGCAGCCGTCGAGATAGGCCGACGAACCGCGGGTGGCGATGCCGACGGAAGGGTATTGCGGACCGGGACCGGCGCGGACATTGAGATCGTTGATGGCCGTGGCGGCCATTTCCGCATGCGCAAAGCCCGCGCTTGCAACAAGCACGGCGCCTGCCAGGAAAATGTTTCTCGTCATGGTCATTTGCATTTCTCCTTGTTTACCGGGCTGGAAACGCACCGTTCACCATCCGGTTCCAAAAGGCGTAAGCCTATTGTTTCCACCATGCCGGGAGGTTCTTGCAGGTTGTTGATTTTCAAAGGAAAAACAGAAGCGAAAGGCGCTTTTCGCCGTCATAAACTGTTGTTACAGCCTGTCTCTTTGGTGTGAGGCGCCGATAAAAACTTGCTTTCGTCACTCGCCATTCAGACTATAGGGGCGGGTAGAGAACATAAGAGGCGCCAATGGGTATGCTACAGGCCGGAATCATTCCGGTGACACCGTTTCAGCAGAATTGCACCGTGCTTTTCGATCCTGACACCAAGGAGGGGGTAGTGGTCGATCCCGGCGGCGACGTCGAGACGATCGTCAAGGTGGTCGAGGAGAACGGCTTCAAGATCAAGGAGATCTGGCTGACACATGGCCATCTCGACCATGCCGGCGGCGCCAGGGATCTCAAGGCGGCGCTGGGGATCGATATTGTCGGTCCGCACAAGGACGATCTGCCGCTGCTGCAGCGGATCGAGACACAGCAGCTGAAATACGGGATCACCGGTCTCAAGAATGTCGAGCCGGACCGCTGGCTGGAAGACGGCGGCAAGGTGTCGTTCGGCAATCACGAGTTCGAGGTCTATCATACGCCGGGTCA encodes the following:
- a CDS encoding DNA-binding protein; translation: MAKNPKVGAFLDDEEEEFIELFEGSDVALVSGLTDERRKEIEAMARSTMNDEREKISLRVSRADLVRLKSRAMQEGIPYQTLINSLIHKYVSS
- a CDS encoding ATP-binding protein → MVTFESLRREERLPATGWKWFTRFLRRRLPTGIYVRSLLIIIMPMLLLQSVVAAVFMERHWQMVTQRLSMAVTQDIAAIIQIIDTYPQDADYTAITKIAREQMKLQISIEPDGDLPPPREKPFFSILDGILSDELNDQIKRPFWIDTLGDSSLVEIRIKLDDKILRVLTKRNQTYASNTHIFIVWMVGASLVLIGVSILFLRGQIRPIQALAAAAESFGKGQKAENFYPRGADEVRRAGLAFILMRERIERQIEQRTAMLTGVSHDLRTILTRFKLQLALAGNNPDLQGMADDVNDMQSMLEAYMAFARSEIEEDVGELKISEMLAKIETDFALHEKSFSYSIEGDDEIVVRPNAFTRLVTNLASNARRYASTLNIEAKHGSKWLTLTFDDDGPGIPEKNREDVFKPFFRLDEARNLDDSGTGLGLAIARDIARSHGGNVTLSDSPLGGLRAVIRVPA
- a CDS encoding response regulator transcription factor; this encodes MAGKTIISDDAAHLLVVDDDTRIRALLNRYLTENGFRVTVAADGAEAQRKLAGLDFDLIIMDVMMPGESGIDVTRGLRAIKNVPIIMLTALAESDNRIAGLEAGADDYLSKPFDPRELVLRVNNILRRNASDAPKIEQIMFGPYTFSLTRKELKKAAEVIRLTDREQEIMLLFARRAGDTIPRHELIGDDVDVGERTIDVQINRLRRKIEDDPANPVWLQTVRGIGYRLSID
- a CDS encoding toxin, with amino-acid sequence MKLSWSVEKNNQLKAHPDRGICFEDIVAAIDHGGLLDDVAHPNADRYPGQRVLVVFCNGYVYGVPYVQQDDGTLFLKTAFPSRLLKKRYMGGDDNGKKS
- a CDS encoding DUF1349 domain-containing protein, which produces MSNFEAMTWLNPPPSAEIRNGALQARSGEKTDFWQGTYYGFHRDDGHFLHQQRKGDFTAEVTFSGRYEALYDQAGLMIRADERRWMKCGIEYTDSAMHFSTVVTNGNSDWSAFRIDHAFAQMSARVTRNGDALFIQYRTDVMTEWRMARLAWFDPAIETLMVGPAFCSPQRTDFEATFHSFTLTDPVSRDIH
- a CDS encoding tRNA-binding protein; the encoded protein is MADEITYADFERVDIRVGTVIEASPFPEARKPAIKLLIDFGPEIGVKKSSAQITVHYTLDNLVGRQVLGVVNFPPRQIGPFRSEVLTLGFEDEAGAIVLAATDKPVPNGKKLM
- a CDS encoding MarR family transcriptional regulator — its product is MRKGNDVAPRQTSAKAAKPEPLSTPMENSGIIDFEIIELFFFAYRDFVSDPDAILEKSGFGRAHHRVVHFVNREPGMTVADLLDTLKITKQSLARVLKQLIDSGYIRQVAGPEDRRQRKLYPTKTGRELALALAEPQSRRIERAFDNASLETRESVKAFLRGMRDRQTAKAD
- a CDS encoding DUF1236 domain-containing protein, coding for MTMTRNIFLAGAVLVASAGFAHAEMAATAINDLNVRAGPGPQYPSVGIATRGSSAYLDGCIQGSRWCRVDVNGVRGWVYAEYLQVQHEGAPVVVEQNQTSLGVPVVTYETTASVVPAEPQPGPGDELLGPVGDVDAITPPAEVRTYIDTTPAQTVQLGGDVVVGAEVPADVTFQEVPNYEYRYTRINDRPVLVDPSTRRIVYVYN
- a CDS encoding MBL fold metallo-hydrolase, translating into MGMLQAGIIPVTPFQQNCTVLFDPDTKEGVVVDPGGDVETIVKVVEENGFKIKEIWLTHGHLDHAGGARDLKAALGIDIVGPHKDDLPLLQRIETQQLKYGITGLKNVEPDRWLEDGGKVSFGNHEFEVYHTPGHAPGHVIYVNRAQNFAHLGDVLFNGSIGRTDLPGGDHDQLMASIRDKVLPLGDDVGFICGHGPGSRIGDERRNNPFLQGI